In Castanea sativa cultivar Marrone di Chiusa Pesio chromosome 6, ASM4071231v1, a single window of DNA contains:
- the LOC142640466 gene encoding chlorophyll a-b binding protein 6, chloroplastic, protein MAANRLMSCGIATTAFPSVLSSSKSKFATATPLSSAGANASSRFTMSAEWMPGQPRPAHLDGSAPGDFGFDPLGLGEVPENLERFKESELIHCRWAMLAVPGILVPEALGLGNWVQAQEWAAIPGGQATYLGNPVPWGTLPTILAIEFLSIAFVEHQRSMEKDPEKKKYPGGAFDPLGYSKDPKKFEEYKVKEIKNGRLALLAFVGFCVQQSAYPGTGPLENLATHLADPWHNNIGNVIIPRGL, encoded by the exons ATGGCTGCCAACAGATTGATGAGCTGTGGCATCGCCACCACAGCTTTCCCATCAGTCCTCTCTTCTTCAAAGTCCAAATTTGCCACAGCTACCCCTCTTTCTAGTGCTGGTGCCAATGCCTCGTCCCGCTTTACCATGTCGGCCGAGTGGATGCCAGGTCAGCCTCGCCCTGCACACCTCGATGGCTCGGCACCCGG TGACTTTGGATTTGACCCACTTGGGCTAGGTGAAGTTCCAGAGAACCTTGAAAGATTTAAGGAATCCGAACTCATCCACTGCAGATGGGCTATGCTTGCTGTT CCAGGAATCCTAGTACCAGAGGCGTTGGGATTGGGGAACTGGGTGCAGGCTCAGGAGTGGGCTGCAATTCCAGGAGGCCAAGCCACATACTTGGGAAACCCAGTACCATGGGGTACCCTTCCCACCATTTTGGCTATTGAATTCCTTTCAATTGCCTTCGTTGAGCACCAACGTAGCATGGAGAAAGACCCTGAGAAGAAGAAGTACCCTGGTGGTGCTTTTGACCCCTTGGGCTACTCCAAGGACCCTAAGAAATTCGAGGAATACAAGGTCAAAGAGATTAAAAATG GTCGGCTAGCATTGTTGGCTTTTGTGGGGTTCTGCGTTCAACAATCAGCTTATCCTGGCACAGGACCATTGGAGAACTTGGCTACTCACTTGGCTGACCCATGGCACAACAACATTGGGAATGTGATTATCCCAAGAGGGTTGTAA
- the LOC142640925 gene encoding rhomboid-like protein 19: protein MSTPALSAGASLYSGFSRLCKGIAVFLIGGHILVHLLPSAITYLALIPARTIPFAWNLITAGYIEQSVYGVVASTIGLLFIGKLLEPVWGPREFLKFIFVVNFLTSVCVFVTAIALYYITTQENYLYMPLSGFHGILAGFLVGIKQIIPDQELPVVKIKAKWLPSLMLLLSIVVSFFTLESATYLPTLIFGTYVSWIYLRYWQRKPETKLKGDPSDDFAFSTFFPEFLRPVIDPIASIFHRMLCGRTEASNDSDDHTLGGAPLPGSDPIEASRRRERGARALEERLAAERLGAARGAEETQVDATENV from the exons ATGAGCACTCCAGCACTTTCCGCA GGGGCGAGCTTGTATTCAGGGTTCAGTCGACTATGCAAGGGGATTGCGGTGTTTCTCATTGGTGGCCACATTCTGGTCCACCTTCTTCCCTCCGCTATTACTTATCTTGCTCTCATACCCGCCAG GACAATTCCTTTTGCTTGGAACCTGATAACAGCCGGTTACATTGAACAATCAGTGTATGGG GTGGTTGCCAGTACAATTGGTCTCCTTTTCATTGGAAAGCTTCTTGAGCCTGTATGGGGTCCTCGGGAATTCTTGAAGTTCATCTTTGTAGTTAACTTTCTGACTTCCGTATGCGTTTTTGTTACTGCTATTGCCTTGTACTACATTACAACGCAGGAGAATTACCT TTACATGCCTCTTTCTGGCTTCCATGGGATTCTGGCTGGGTTCTTGGTTGGCATCAAGCAGATCATACCTGACCAAGAGCTGCCTGTAGTAAAGATAAAAGCTAAG TGGTTACCATCTCTTATGCTATTGCTGTCCATTGTTGTAAGCTTCTTCACACTTGAGTCGGCAACGTATCTTCCAACTTTAATATTTGGCACGTATGTGAGCTGGATTTACCTCAGATACTGGCAGAGGAAACCGGAAACAAAGCTTAAGGGTGATCCAAGTGATGATTTTGCATTCTCTACCTTCTTCCCTGAATTTTTAAG ACCAGTCATTGATCCCATTGCATCCATATTTCATCGGATGCTCTGTGGGAGAACTGAAGCTTCTAATGACTCTGATGATCACACGCTTGGAGGTGCCCCATTACCTGGTTCTGATCCCATTGAGGCATCTAGGAGGAG AGAAAGGGGAGCTCGAGCACTTGAAGAAAGATTAGCCGCTGAGAGGTTGGGTGCTGCAAGAGGTGCAGAAGAGACGCAAGTAGATGCCACGGAGAATGTTTGA
- the LOC142639408 gene encoding uncharacterized protein LOC142639408 isoform X1, producing MFQIFNHKNKQTYYLLTPQKNERNILIFLTIEIEIEPPFLSFYCWSSMAMAVTKAPLFSPSTPISARRYSARARASKTMTSIKKGRVVGNLGHLGEVVRKDMDFLKKGIRRGMEWANEALQVRRVSKTLDDLLWLRHLEEPQATPLQPRPWPQPCYPELSGVDLFMADLKALEAYAGYFYYLSKIWSKPLPEVYDPQYVDDYFGCRPHLVAFRLLEVFSSFASAAIRIRASGIRKYLKLRSDKDIDGNISQYKFGMVLKETMLSLGPTFIKVGQSLSTRPDIIGTEISKALSELHDQIPPFPRNVAMKIIEEEFGSPVESFFSYISTEPVAAASFGQVYRGSTLDGVSVAVKVQRPDLHHLVVRDVYILRLGLGLLQRIAKRKSDLRLYADELGKGLVGELDYTLEAANATMFLEAHLPFPFIRVPKVFRHLTRKRVLTMEWIIGESPTDLLSVSTGNFIDHGSRYTERQQFDAKRRLLDLVNKGVEASLVQLLETGLLHADPHPGNLRYTSTGQIGFLDFGLLCQMEKKHQYAMLASIVHIVNGDWESLVRALTEMDVVRPGTNIRRVTMDLEYALGEVEFRDGIPDVKFSRVLGKIWSVALKYQFRMPPYYTLVLRSLASLEGLAVAADKNFKTFEAAYPYVVQKLLTDNSAATRRILHSVVLNRKKEFQWQRLALFLRVGATRKGLPKVIVSNNETSLDYVPNREYDVANLLLRLLPSKDGVVLRRLLMTADGASLIQAMVSKEAKFFRQQLCRVIADILYQWMCEALGQDVRITQYSSQVRLVTGPDNRELRPSSRLSTPMCDYKSILRDRRLKVIFLAVLNSMRKDPVLIVRFCWASFVMFVAASALACHRILVSLSETYIGPVPFAPKRFAVST from the exons atgtttcaaattttcaatcacaaaaacaaacaaacttattatttattaaccccccaaaaaaatgaaagaaatattttaatttttttaactatcgaaattgaaattgaacccccgtttctttctttttactgTTGGTCATCGATGGCGATGGCGGTGACGAAGGCACCATTATTTTCGCCGTCGACTCCAATCTCTGCTCGGCGCTATTCAGCGCGAGCTCGAGCCTCCAAAACGATGACGTCGATTAAGAAGGGACGCGTGGTGGGGAATTTGGGACACTTGGGCGAGGTGGTTCGCAAGGACATGGATTTTCTGAAGAAAGGTATAAGAAGAGGAATGGAGTGGGCGAACGAAGCTCTTCAAGTTCGTCGTGTCTCCAAAACCCTAGACGACCTCTTATGGCTTCGCCACCTCGAAGAGCCTCAGGCTACTCCATTACAGCCTCGGCCTTGGCCTCAACCTTGCTATCCAG AATTGTCTGGTGTGGATTTGTTCATGGCTGATCTCAAAGCATTGGAGGCTTACGCTGGTTATTTCTACTATCTTTCTAAGATTTGGTCTAAGCCGCTTCCTGAAGTCTATGACCCACAATATGTCGATGACTATTTTGGTTGCAGGCCTCATCTAGTGGCTTTTCGACTTCTTGAG GTATTTTCCTCCTTTGCATCTGCTGCAATCAGAATTCGAGCCTCTGGGATTAGAAAGTACTTGAAATTGAGATCAGATAAGGATATTGATGGGAACATATCACAATACAAATTTGGAATGGTGTTAAAAGAGACAATGCTAAGCCTGGGTCCCACCTTCATCAAAG TTGGTCAGTCCCTTTCCACAAGGCCAGATATTATTGGTACTGAGATTTCCAAG GCATTGTCTGAGCTGCACGATCAAATACCTCCTTTTCCCAGGAATGTCGCTATGAAAATCATTGAGGAGGAATTTGGTTCTCCTGTGGAATCATTCTTTAGCTACATCTCTACGGAACCTGTAGCTGCAGCGTCATTTGGTCAG GTCTACCGTGGGAGTACTCTTGATGGAGTTAGTGTTGCTGTGAAAGTTCAGCGTCCTGATTTGCATCATCTGGTTGTACGGGATGTCTATATTCTTCGCCTTGGG CTGGGGCTATTGCAAAGGATagcaaagagaaaaagtgacCTGCGCCTATATGCTGATGAGCTTGGGAAAGGCTTGGTTGGGGAATTGGATTACACTTTAGAGGCTGCAAATGCTACAATGTTTCTG GAAGCTCATTTGCCCTTCCCATTTATTCGTGTGCCAAAAGTGTTTCGACATTTGACTCGAAAGAGAGTTTTGACTATGGAGTGGATAATTGGTGAAAGTCCAACTGATTTACTTTCTGTATCTACTGGAAACTTCATTGATCATGGTTCTCGTTATACAGAGAGGCAGCAATTTGATGCGAAAAGGCGTCTTCTTGATCTG GTGAACAAAGGAGTGGAGGCATCATTAGTTCAACTCCTTGAAACAGGCTTATTGCATGCTGATCCACATCCAGGAAACTTGCGTTACACATCCACAGGGCAAATAGG GTTTCTGGATTTTGGTTTGCTATGTCAGATGGAAAAGAAGCATCAATATGCTATGCTTGCATCCATAGTGCACATAGTAAATGGGGATTGGGAGTCCCTTGTTCGTGCTCTGACTGAAATGGATGTTGTGAGGCCAGGGACTAACATCCGACGTGTTACGATG GATCTGGAATATGCCTTGGGAGAAGTAGAATTTAGAGATGGAATTCCTGATGTGAAGTTCAGCAGG GTTCTGGGAAAAATCTGGTCTGTGGCCCTCAAATATCAGTTTCGCATGCCACCATACTACACCCTTGTCCTGCGTTCTCTTGCCTCCTTGGAAG GTTTGGCAGTAGCAGcggataaaaattttaagacatTTGAAGCTGCATACCCATATGTTGTTCAGAAACTTCTCACTGACAATTCAGCTGCAACAAGGAGGATTTTACATTCG GTTGTCTTAAACAGAAAGAAGGAATTCCAGTGGCAGAGGCTTGCTCTTTTCTTAAGAGTAGGTGCAACTAG GAAAGGCTTGCCCAAGGTGATAGTATCAAACAATGAGACTTCCCTTGACTATGTACCAAATAGGGAATATGATGTTGCAAACTTGCTCTTGAGGCTTTTACCATCTAAAGATGGTGTTGTGCTAAGAAGACTCTTAATGACTGCA GACGGAGCTTCACTAATCCAAGCAATGGTTTCCAAGGAGGCCAAATTCTTCCGCCAGCAACTCTGCAGGGTCATTGCTGACATATTGTACCAATGGATGTGCGAAGCACTTGGACAAGATGTTAGAATAACCCAATACAGTTCCCAGGTGAGATTAGTGACTGGACCTGACAACAGAGAGCTACGTCCATCTTCCAGATTATCCACACCCATGTGTGATTATAAGTCCATCTTGAGAGATCGGCGGCTCAAAGTAATTTTTCTGGCAGTATTGAACTCCATGAGGAAAGATCCGGTATTGATAGTGAGGTTCTGCTGGGCTTCCTTTGTAATGTTTGTCGCAGCTTCTGCTTTGGCTTGTCATCGGATTTTAGTCTCTTTGTCTGAAACTTACATTGGACCAGTACCATTTGCTCCCAAGCGATTTGCTGTTAGCACGTGA
- the LOC142639408 gene encoding uncharacterized protein LOC142639408 isoform X2, whose product MFQIFNHKNKQTYYLLTPQKNERNILIFLTIEIEIEPPFLSFYCWSSMAMAVTKAPLFSPSTPISARRYSARARASKTMTSIKKGRVVGNLGHLGEVVRKDMDFLKKGIRRGMEWANEALQVRRVSKTLDDLLWLRHLEEPQATPLQPRPWPQPCYPELSGVDLFMADLKALEAYAGYFYYLSKIWSKPLPEVYDPQYVDDYFGCRPHLVAFRLLEVFSSFASAAIRIRASGIRKYLKLRSDKDIDGNISQYKFGMVLKETMLSLGPTFIKVGQSLSTRPDIIGTEISKALSELHDQIPPFPRNVAMKIIEEEFGSPVESFFSYISTEPVAAASFGQVYRGSTLDGVSVAVKVQRPDLHHLVVRDVYILRLGLGLLQRIAKRKSDLRLYADELGKGLVGELDYTLEAANATMFLEAHLPFPFIRVPKVFRHLTRKRVLTMEWIIGESPTDLLSVSTGNFIDHGSRYTERQQFDAKRRLLDLVNKGVEASLVQLLETGLLHADPHPGNLRYTSTGQIGFLDFGLLCQMEKKHQYAMLASIVHIVNGDWESLVRALTEMDVVRPGTNIRRVTMDLEYALGEVEFRDGIPDVKFSRVLGKIWSVALKYQFRMPPYYTLVLRSLASLEGLAVAADKNFKTFEAAYPYVVQKLLTDNSAATRRILHSVVLNRKKEFQWQRLALFLRVGATRTELH is encoded by the exons atgtttcaaattttcaatcacaaaaacaaacaaacttattatttattaaccccccaaaaaaatgaaagaaatattttaatttttttaactatcgaaattgaaattgaacccccgtttctttctttttactgTTGGTCATCGATGGCGATGGCGGTGACGAAGGCACCATTATTTTCGCCGTCGACTCCAATCTCTGCTCGGCGCTATTCAGCGCGAGCTCGAGCCTCCAAAACGATGACGTCGATTAAGAAGGGACGCGTGGTGGGGAATTTGGGACACTTGGGCGAGGTGGTTCGCAAGGACATGGATTTTCTGAAGAAAGGTATAAGAAGAGGAATGGAGTGGGCGAACGAAGCTCTTCAAGTTCGTCGTGTCTCCAAAACCCTAGACGACCTCTTATGGCTTCGCCACCTCGAAGAGCCTCAGGCTACTCCATTACAGCCTCGGCCTTGGCCTCAACCTTGCTATCCAG AATTGTCTGGTGTGGATTTGTTCATGGCTGATCTCAAAGCATTGGAGGCTTACGCTGGTTATTTCTACTATCTTTCTAAGATTTGGTCTAAGCCGCTTCCTGAAGTCTATGACCCACAATATGTCGATGACTATTTTGGTTGCAGGCCTCATCTAGTGGCTTTTCGACTTCTTGAG GTATTTTCCTCCTTTGCATCTGCTGCAATCAGAATTCGAGCCTCTGGGATTAGAAAGTACTTGAAATTGAGATCAGATAAGGATATTGATGGGAACATATCACAATACAAATTTGGAATGGTGTTAAAAGAGACAATGCTAAGCCTGGGTCCCACCTTCATCAAAG TTGGTCAGTCCCTTTCCACAAGGCCAGATATTATTGGTACTGAGATTTCCAAG GCATTGTCTGAGCTGCACGATCAAATACCTCCTTTTCCCAGGAATGTCGCTATGAAAATCATTGAGGAGGAATTTGGTTCTCCTGTGGAATCATTCTTTAGCTACATCTCTACGGAACCTGTAGCTGCAGCGTCATTTGGTCAG GTCTACCGTGGGAGTACTCTTGATGGAGTTAGTGTTGCTGTGAAAGTTCAGCGTCCTGATTTGCATCATCTGGTTGTACGGGATGTCTATATTCTTCGCCTTGGG CTGGGGCTATTGCAAAGGATagcaaagagaaaaagtgacCTGCGCCTATATGCTGATGAGCTTGGGAAAGGCTTGGTTGGGGAATTGGATTACACTTTAGAGGCTGCAAATGCTACAATGTTTCTG GAAGCTCATTTGCCCTTCCCATTTATTCGTGTGCCAAAAGTGTTTCGACATTTGACTCGAAAGAGAGTTTTGACTATGGAGTGGATAATTGGTGAAAGTCCAACTGATTTACTTTCTGTATCTACTGGAAACTTCATTGATCATGGTTCTCGTTATACAGAGAGGCAGCAATTTGATGCGAAAAGGCGTCTTCTTGATCTG GTGAACAAAGGAGTGGAGGCATCATTAGTTCAACTCCTTGAAACAGGCTTATTGCATGCTGATCCACATCCAGGAAACTTGCGTTACACATCCACAGGGCAAATAGG GTTTCTGGATTTTGGTTTGCTATGTCAGATGGAAAAGAAGCATCAATATGCTATGCTTGCATCCATAGTGCACATAGTAAATGGGGATTGGGAGTCCCTTGTTCGTGCTCTGACTGAAATGGATGTTGTGAGGCCAGGGACTAACATCCGACGTGTTACGATG GATCTGGAATATGCCTTGGGAGAAGTAGAATTTAGAGATGGAATTCCTGATGTGAAGTTCAGCAGG GTTCTGGGAAAAATCTGGTCTGTGGCCCTCAAATATCAGTTTCGCATGCCACCATACTACACCCTTGTCCTGCGTTCTCTTGCCTCCTTGGAAG GTTTGGCAGTAGCAGcggataaaaattttaagacatTTGAAGCTGCATACCCATATGTTGTTCAGAAACTTCTCACTGACAATTCAGCTGCAACAAGGAGGATTTTACATTCG GTTGTCTTAAACAGAAAGAAGGAATTCCAGTGGCAGAGGCTTGCTCTTTTCTTAAGAGTAGGTGCAACTAG GACGGAGCTTCACTAA